One part of the Desulfonema ishimotonii genome encodes these proteins:
- the rpmE gene encoding 50S ribosomal protein L31: MKTGIHPEYKETTIKCACGHEMSVGSTKENISVEICSKCHPFFTGKQKLVDTAGRIERFRKKYAKFQAAQQEKK, from the coding sequence ATGAAAACCGGTATTCATCCCGAATACAAAGAGACGACGATCAAGTGTGCATGTGGACACGAAATGAGCGTGGGATCCACAAAAGAGAACATCAGTGTTGAAATCTGTTCCAAATGCCACCCCTTCTTCACCGGCAAGCAGAAGCTGGTGGATACTGCCGGACGGATTGAACGTTTCCGCAAGAAATATGCGAAGTTTCAGGCGGCCCAGCAGGAAAAGAAATAA